One part of the Arabidopsis thaliana chromosome 4, partial sequence genome encodes these proteins:
- a CDS encoding F-box associated ubiquitination effector family protein — MAECPTDLINEMFLRLRATTLVKCRVLSKPCFSLIDSPEFVSSHLRRRLETGEHLMILLRGPRLLRTVELDSPENVSDIPHPLQAGGFTEVFGSFNGVIGLCNSPVDLAIFNPSTRKIHRLPIEPIDFPERDITREYVFYGLGYDSVGDDFKVVRIVQCKLKEGKKKFPCPVEVKVFSLKKNSWKRVCLMFEFQILWISYYYHLLPRRGYGVVVNNHLHWILPRRQGVIAFNAIIKYDLASDDIGVLSFPQELYIEDNMDIGVLDGCVCLMCYDEYSHVDVWVLKEYEDYKSWTKLYRVPKPESVESVEFIRPLICSKDRSKILLEINNAANLMWFDLESQSLTTAGIECDSSFTADILVSSLVLGCKGDPTQAQRSKDQKMMPKSTKRDGFLSKGFKLKL; from the exons ATGGCGGAATGTCCGACGGATCTCATCAACGAAATGTTTCTCCGTCTCAGAGCAACTACGCTCGTAAAGTGTCGCGTCCTCTCAAAGCCTTGCTTCTCTTTGATCGACAGTCCCGAGTTCGTCTCATCTCATCTCCGTCGCAGACTCGAAACGGGAGAACATCTCATGATCTTACTCCGAGGACCTCGTCTTCTACGCACGGTGGAGCTAGACTCGCCTGAGAACGTCTCCGACATCCCTCATCCTTTACAAGCCGGAGGTTTTACAGAGGTTTTTGGTTCATTTAACGGTGTCATAGGGTTATGTAACTCTCCTGTTGATCTAGCGATCTTTAATCCTTCGACTAGGAAGATTCACCGTTTACCAATTGAGCCAATTGATTTCCCAGAACGTGACATCACTCGTGAGTATGTGTTTTACGGTTTGGGTTATGATTCTGTGGGCGATGACTTTAAAGTTGTGAGGATTGTTCAGTGTAAGCTTAAAGAAGGTAAAAAGAAATTTCCTTGCCCTGTTGAAGTCAAAGTTTTCAGCTTGAAGAAGAATTCGTGGAAGAGAGTGTGTCTTATGTTCGAGTTTCAGATTCTTTGGATTTCGTACTATTACCATCTCTTGCCTCGTCGTGGCTATGGTGTGGTTGTTAACAACCATCTTCACTGGATTTTGCCTCGAAGGCAGGGAGTCATTGCCTTTAACGCGATAATCAAATATGATCTTGCCTCTGATGACATTGGAGTCCTCAGTTTCCCACAGGAGCTTTACATTGAAGATAACATGGATATTGGTGTGTTAGATGGCTGCGTTTGTTTGATGTGTTACGACGAGTATAGCCATGTTGATGTTTGGGTTTTGAAAGAGTATGAGGATTATAAATCTTGGACTAAGCTGTATAGGGTGCCGAAACCAGAGAGTGTTGAATCGGTTGAGTTCATTAGACCTCTGATCTGTTCCAAGGACAGGAGCAAGATTTTGCTGGAGATTAACAATGCGGCGAATCTCATGTGGTTTGATTTGGAAAGTCAGAGTCTTACAACTGCCGGAATAGAGTGTGATAGTTCATTTACCGCAGACATCCTCGTGAGTAGCCTTGTTTTGGGATGTAAAGGAGATCCTACTCAAGCTCAGCGCAGTAAAGATCAGAAGATGATGCCAAAGAGTACTAAAAG GGATGGTTTTCTGTCCAAGGGATTCAAGCTGAAGCTATGA
- a CDS encoding F-box associated ubiquitination effector family protein (F-box associated ubiquitination effector family protein; CONTAINS InterPro DOMAIN/s: F-box associated interaction domain (InterPro:IPR017451); BEST Arabidopsis thaliana protein match is: F-box and associated interaction domains-containing protein (TAIR:AT4G12560.2); Has 30201 Blast hits to 17322 proteins in 780 species: Archae - 12; Bacteria - 1396; Metazoa - 17338; Fungi - 3422; Plants - 5037; Viruses - 0; Other Eukaryotes - 2996 (source: NCBI BLink).) has protein sequence MAECPTDLINEMFLRLRATTLVKCRVLSKPCFSLIDSPEFVSSHLRRRLETGEHLMILLRGPRLLRTVELDSPENVSDIPHPLQAGGFTEVFGSFNGVIGLCNSPVDLAIFNPSTRKIHRLPIEPIDFPERDITREYVFYGLGYDSVGDDFKVVRIVQCKLKEGKKKFPCPVEVKVFSLKKNSWKRVCLMFEFQILWISYYYHLLPRRGYGVVVNNHLHWILPRRQGVIAFNAIIKYDLASDDIGVLSFPQELYIEDNMDIGVLDGCVCLMCYDEYSHVDVWVLKEYEDYKSWTKLYRVPKPESVESVEFIRPLICSKDRSKILLEINNAANLMWFDLESQSLTTAGIECDSSFTADILVSSLVLGCKGDPTQAQRSKDQKMMPKSTKRWDGFLSKGFKLKL, from the exons ATGGCGGAATGTCCGACGGATCTCATCAACGAAATGTTTCTCCGTCTCAGAGCAACTACGCTCGTAAAGTGTCGCGTCCTCTCAAAGCCTTGCTTCTCTTTGATCGACAGTCCCGAGTTCGTCTCATCTCATCTCCGTCGCAGACTCGAAACGGGAGAACATCTCATGATCTTACTCCGAGGACCTCGTCTTCTACGCACGGTGGAGCTAGACTCGCCTGAGAACGTCTCCGACATCCCTCATCCTTTACAAGCCGGAGGTTTTACAGAGGTTTTTGGTTCATTTAACGGTGTCATAGGGTTATGTAACTCTCCTGTTGATCTAGCGATCTTTAATCCTTCGACTAGGAAGATTCACCGTTTACCAATTGAGCCAATTGATTTCCCAGAACGTGACATCACTCGTGAGTATGTGTTTTACGGTTTGGGTTATGATTCTGTGGGCGATGACTTTAAAGTTGTGAGGATTGTTCAGTGTAAGCTTAAAGAAGGTAAAAAGAAATTTCCTTGCCCTGTTGAAGTCAAAGTTTTCAGCTTGAAGAAGAATTCGTGGAAGAGAGTGTGTCTTATGTTCGAGTTTCAGATTCTTTGGATTTCGTACTATTACCATCTCTTGCCTCGTCGTGGCTATGGTGTGGTTGTTAACAACCATCTTCACTGGATTTTGCCTCGAAGGCAGGGAGTCATTGCCTTTAACGCGATAATCAAATATGATCTTGCCTCTGATGACATTGGAGTCCTCAGTTTCCCACAGGAGCTTTACATTGAAGATAACATGGATATTGGTGTGTTAGATGGCTGCGTTTGTTTGATGTGTTACGACGAGTATAGCCATGTTGATGTTTGGGTTTTGAAAGAGTATGAGGATTATAAATCTTGGACTAAGCTGTATAGGGTGCCGAAACCAGAGAGTGTTGAATCGGTTGAGTTCATTAGACCTCTGATCTGTTCCAAGGACAGGAGCAAGATTTTGCTGGAGATTAACAATGCGGCGAATCTCATGTGGTTTGATTTGGAAAGTCAGAGTCTTACAACTGCCGGAATAGAGTGTGATAGTTCATTTACCGCAGACATCCTCGTGAGTAGCCTTGTTTTGGGATGTAAAGGAGATCCTACTCAAGCTCAGCGCAGTAAAGATCAGAAGATGATGCCAAAGAGTACTAAAAGGTG GGATGGTTTTCTGTCCAAGGGATTCAAGCTGAAGCTATGA